Proteins encoded together in one Hevea brasiliensis isolate MT/VB/25A 57/8 chromosome 16, ASM3005281v1, whole genome shotgun sequence window:
- the LOC110668549 gene encoding protein SHI RELATED SEQUENCE 1 isoform X1, with amino-acid sequence MAGLFSLGGGGGGGGGRGSNQDDQNNNPPTEIPQESWFLYKNEDIPYKGFELWQQQEFLQQRHQNQQQDLYSSAAGLGVGTSRSSINVSDEPSSRSAFVMMRSSSGGMSCQDCGNQAKKDCIYMRCRTCCKSRGFECQTHVKSTWVPASKRRERQQQLDALPHQQQQQQLQLRGENPKRLRENPSSSSLACPRLPTNASGLELGNFPAEVSSPAVFRCVRVSGIDENDDDQYAYQTAVNIGGHLFKGILYDHGPESTYMPAAETSSAGASGGFQPPNLITAGTATASAAISPTGGVTSASSSAAVAFMDPSSLYPTPLNTFVAGTPFFPNPRS; translated from the exons ATGGCTGGCCTGTTCTCACTaggtggaggaggaggaggaggaggaggtagAGGAAGTAACCAAGACGACCAAAATAACAACCCACCAACTGAAATCCCACAAGAAAGCTGGTTCTTGTACAAAAATGAAGATATTCCTTACAAGGGTTTTGAGCTATGGCAACAGCAAGAATTTCTCCAACAACGCCACCAAAATCAACAGCAAGATCTTTACTCTTCAGCTGCTGGGTTAGGGGTAGGCACCAGCAGGAGCTCAATCAACGTCTCTGATGAGCCTTCGTCGAGATCAGCCTTCGTGATGATGAGGTCCAGCAGTGGAGGCATGAGCTGCCAAGATTGCGGCAACCAAGCCAAGAAAGATTGTATATACATGCGGTGTAGGACTTGTTGCAAGAGCCGAGGATTTGAGTGCCAAACCCATGTTAAAAGCACATGGGTTCCTGCTTCTAAACGCCGAGAGAGGCAACAACAACTCGATGCCTTGCCGCACCAGCAGCAGCAACAGCAACTGCAACTTCGGGGAGAGAATCCCAAAAGACTTAGAGAGAATCCAAGCTCTTCCTCTCTCGCCTGCCCTCGCTTACCCACCAACGCCTCAG GGTTGGAACTGGGAAATTTCCCTGCAGAAGTTAGCTCTCCCGCTGTTTTTCGCTGCGTAAGAGTGAGTGGAATTGACGAAAATGATGATGATCAGTACGCTTATCAAACGGCTGTCAACATTGGAGGCCATTTGTTCAAAGGTATTCTTTATGATCATGGCCCTGAAAGCACCTACATGCCTGCTGCTGAAACCTCCTCCGCTGGTGCTAGTGGCGGATTTCAACCGCCTAACTTAATCACAGCTGGTACTGCCACCGCATCCGCTGCAATCTCTCCCACCGGTGGCGTAACGTCTGCTTCATCAAGTGCAGCGGTAGCAtttatggatccttcatctctaTACCCAACTCCATTGAACACTTTCGTTGCTGGTACGCCATTCTTCCCAAATCCAAGATCATGA
- the LOC110668549 gene encoding protein SHI RELATED SEQUENCE 1 isoform X2 translates to MAGLFSLGGGGGGGGGRGSNQDDQNNNPPTEIPQESWFLYKNEDIPYKGFELWQQQEFLQQRHQNQQQDLYSSAAGLGVGTSRSSINVSDEPSSRSAFVMMRSSSGGMSCQDCGNQAKKDCIYMRCRTCCKSRGFECQTHVKSTWVPASKRRERQQQLDALPHQQQQQQLQLRGENPKRLRENPSSSSLACPRLPTNASEVSSPAVFRCVRVSGIDENDDDQYAYQTAVNIGGHLFKGILYDHGPESTYMPAAETSSAGASGGFQPPNLITAGTATASAAISPTGGVTSASSSAAVAFMDPSSLYPTPLNTFVAGTPFFPNPRS, encoded by the exons ATGGCTGGCCTGTTCTCACTaggtggaggaggaggaggaggaggaggtagAGGAAGTAACCAAGACGACCAAAATAACAACCCACCAACTGAAATCCCACAAGAAAGCTGGTTCTTGTACAAAAATGAAGATATTCCTTACAAGGGTTTTGAGCTATGGCAACAGCAAGAATTTCTCCAACAACGCCACCAAAATCAACAGCAAGATCTTTACTCTTCAGCTGCTGGGTTAGGGGTAGGCACCAGCAGGAGCTCAATCAACGTCTCTGATGAGCCTTCGTCGAGATCAGCCTTCGTGATGATGAGGTCCAGCAGTGGAGGCATGAGCTGCCAAGATTGCGGCAACCAAGCCAAGAAAGATTGTATATACATGCGGTGTAGGACTTGTTGCAAGAGCCGAGGATTTGAGTGCCAAACCCATGTTAAAAGCACATGGGTTCCTGCTTCTAAACGCCGAGAGAGGCAACAACAACTCGATGCCTTGCCGCACCAGCAGCAGCAACAGCAACTGCAACTTCGGGGAGAGAATCCCAAAAGACTTAGAGAGAATCCAAGCTCTTCCTCTCTCGCCTGCCCTCGCTTACCCACCAACGCCTCAG AAGTTAGCTCTCCCGCTGTTTTTCGCTGCGTAAGAGTGAGTGGAATTGACGAAAATGATGATGATCAGTACGCTTATCAAACGGCTGTCAACATTGGAGGCCATTTGTTCAAAGGTATTCTTTATGATCATGGCCCTGAAAGCACCTACATGCCTGCTGCTGAAACCTCCTCCGCTGGTGCTAGTGGCGGATTTCAACCGCCTAACTTAATCACAGCTGGTACTGCCACCGCATCCGCTGCAATCTCTCCCACCGGTGGCGTAACGTCTGCTTCATCAAGTGCAGCGGTAGCAtttatggatccttcatctctaTACCCAACTCCATTGAACACTTTCGTTGCTGGTACGCCATTCTTCCCAAATCCAAGATCATGA